A window of the Bradyrhizobium ottawaense genome harbors these coding sequences:
- the rnr gene encoding ribonuclease R, producing the protein MNKKHDSGFPSRDAIVAFIRANPGNIGTREIAREFGLKNADRVELKQILRELADDGTVAKRGRKILEPAALPPTVMADITGRDTDGELLAAPTEWDTEQDGPAPKIRIHVPRRPQPGTAAGVGDRALLRVEKSPDGDGTPYRGRVIKVVDHARTRLLGIFRALPAGGGRLIPVDKKQAGRELNIAKDDTGGAEDDDLVSVDLVRTRGYGLASGKVKERLGSLATEKAVSLIAIHAHDIPQVFSPAALREAEDAQTATLKGREDWRELPLVTIDPPDAKDHDDAVHAAPDPDPNNKGGFIVHVAIADVAFCVRPGSALDRDALMRGNSVYFPDRVVPMLPERISNDLCSLVPGEPRGALAVRMVIGHDGRKRSHSFHRVLMRSAAKLNYAQAQAAIDGRPDDTTGPLVEPILQPLYAAYALVKLARDERDPLDLDLPERKILLKSDGTVDRVVVPERLDAHKLIEEFMILANVAAAEMLEKKALPLIYRVHDEPSQEKVHNLAEFLKTLDLPFAKAGALRPALFNRVLGQVRGEDYEPLVNEVVLRSQAQAEYSSENYGHFGLNLRRYAHFTSPIRRYADLIVHRALIRALGLGEGALPETETLETLGEVAAQISVTERRAMKAERETADRLIAHFLADRIGASFQGRISGVTRAGLFVKLSETGADGLIPIRTLGTEYFNYDEARHALIGTRSGAMHRLGDVVDVRLVEAAPVAGALRFELLSEGQSIPRGRKRDGSRASTKPSKARPGRSPNDKAGAPGQSKFGKGKSGKGKSAKFKPGKSKSGKSKKGKSW; encoded by the coding sequence GTGAACAAGAAGCACGACAGTGGTTTTCCGAGCCGGGACGCCATCGTCGCCTTTATCCGCGCGAATCCCGGCAATATCGGCACGCGCGAGATCGCGCGCGAGTTCGGCCTGAAGAACGCCGACCGCGTCGAGCTGAAGCAGATCCTGCGCGAGCTCGCAGACGACGGCACGGTCGCCAAACGCGGCCGCAAGATTCTGGAGCCGGCCGCCCTGCCCCCGACCGTGATGGCCGACATCACCGGGCGCGATACCGACGGCGAACTGCTCGCGGCACCCACCGAGTGGGACACCGAGCAGGACGGACCCGCGCCGAAAATCCGCATTCACGTTCCGCGCCGCCCGCAGCCCGGCACCGCAGCCGGCGTCGGCGACCGCGCGCTGCTGCGCGTCGAAAAGAGCCCCGACGGCGACGGCACGCCGTATCGCGGGCGGGTCATCAAGGTCGTCGATCACGCCCGCACCCGCCTGCTTGGTATCTTCCGCGCTTTGCCCGCAGGCGGCGGCCGCCTCATTCCGGTCGACAAGAAACAGGCCGGCCGCGAACTGAACATCGCCAAAGACGACACCGGCGGCGCCGAGGATGACGACCTCGTCAGCGTCGATCTCGTGCGCACGCGCGGCTACGGCCTGGCGTCGGGCAAGGTGAAGGAGCGGCTCGGCTCGCTCGCGACCGAGAAAGCGGTCAGCCTGATCGCGATCCACGCCCATGACATTCCGCAGGTGTTTTCGCCGGCCGCGTTGCGCGAGGCCGAGGATGCGCAGACCGCGACCCTGAAGGGCCGCGAGGACTGGCGCGAGCTGCCGCTTGTGACGATCGATCCGCCCGACGCCAAGGATCACGACGACGCGGTGCATGCCGCGCCCGATCCCGATCCGAACAACAAGGGCGGCTTTATCGTTCACGTCGCCATTGCCGACGTTGCCTTTTGTGTGCGGCCGGGTTCGGCGCTGGATCGCGATGCGCTGATGCGCGGCAATTCGGTGTATTTCCCCGATCGCGTGGTGCCGATGCTGCCCGAGCGCATCTCCAACGATCTCTGTTCGCTCGTGCCGGGCGAGCCGCGCGGCGCGCTCGCGGTGCGGATGGTGATCGGCCATGACGGCCGCAAGCGCTCGCACAGTTTTCATCGCGTGCTGATGCGCTCGGCGGCAAAACTCAACTACGCGCAGGCGCAGGCCGCGATCGACGGCCGGCCCGACGACACCACCGGTCCCCTGGTCGAGCCGATCCTGCAGCCGCTGTATGCGGCCTATGCGCTGGTCAAACTGGCACGCGACGAACGCGACCCACTTGATCTCGATCTGCCCGAGCGCAAGATCCTGCTGAAATCCGACGGCACCGTCGATCGCGTCGTCGTGCCGGAGCGGCTGGATGCGCACAAGTTGATCGAGGAATTCATGATCCTCGCCAACGTCGCCGCGGCGGAGATGCTCGAGAAGAAGGCGCTGCCGCTGATCTACCGCGTGCACGACGAACCTTCGCAGGAGAAGGTTCACAACCTCGCGGAATTCCTCAAGACGCTCGATCTGCCGTTCGCGAAAGCCGGCGCGCTGCGCCCGGCGCTGTTCAATCGCGTGCTGGGCCAGGTCCGCGGCGAGGACTACGAACCGCTGGTGAACGAAGTAGTGTTGCGCTCGCAGGCGCAGGCGGAATATTCGTCGGAGAATTACGGCCATTTCGGCCTCAACCTGCGCCGCTACGCGCATTTCACTTCGCCTATCAGGCGATACGCGGATCTGATCGTGCATCGCGCGTTGATCCGGGCGCTCGGTCTCGGCGAAGGCGCGCTGCCGGAAACCGAGACGCTGGAAACGCTTGGCGAAGTCGCAGCCCAGATCTCCGTGACAGAACGCCGCGCCATGAAGGCGGAACGCGAGACGGCCGACCGCCTGATCGCGCATTTCCTTGCCGATCGCATCGGCGCCAGTTTCCAGGGCCGTATTTCCGGCGTCACCCGCGCCGGCCTGTTCGTCAAACTCAGCGAAACCGGCGCCGACGGGCTGATCCCGATCCGCACGCTCGGCACGGAATATTTCAACTACGACGAGGCGCGCCATGCGCTCATCGGCACACGCAGCGGTGCCATGCACCGGCTGGGTGACGTTGTTGACGTGCGTCTGGTAGAAGCAGCACCGGTAGCAGGCGCGTTGCGGTTCGAGCTGTTGTCGGAAGGCCAGTCCATTCCGCGCGGCAGAAAACGTGACGGATCGCGAGCGTCGACAAAGCCGTCGAAAGCGCGTCCAGGCCGCAGCCCGAACGACAAGGCCGGCGCGCCCGGCCAGAGTAAGTTCGGCAAGGGCAAGTCTGGCAAAGGAAAGTCCGCAAAGTTCAAGCCGGGTAAATCGAAATCCGGCAAATCCAAGAAAGGCAAATCATGGTAA
- a CDS encoding DUF983 domain-containing protein, whose amino-acid sequence MVTVSTATAVWSQDSVKGEKRDLWTAMKRGFRCRCPRCGEGKLFRAFLKVDNNCSVCGLDYTPHRADDLPAYLVIIIVGHILVPVILWIETDYAPPVWLQLSIYLPVTLIASLALLQPVKGAVVGFQWALRMHGFDENAPSDVPPV is encoded by the coding sequence ATGGTAACAGTGAGCACCGCAACGGCCGTCTGGAGCCAGGATTCCGTGAAGGGCGAAAAGCGCGACCTTTGGACCGCCATGAAGCGCGGCTTTCGCTGCCGCTGCCCGCGCTGCGGCGAAGGCAAGCTGTTTCGCGCTTTCCTGAAGGTCGACAACAACTGTTCGGTATGCGGGCTCGACTACACGCCACACCGCGCCGACGATCTGCCGGCCTATCTCGTGATCATCATCGTCGGCCACATCCTGGTACCGGTCATTCTGTGGATCGAAACCGATTATGCGCCGCCGGTCTGGCTGCAGCTTTCGATCTACCTGCCGGTCACCTTGATTGCATCGCTGGCGTTGCTGCAACCGGTCAAGGGCGCCGTGGTCGGCTTCCAATGGGCGCTGCGCATGCACGGGTTTGACGAAAACGCCCCTAGCGACGTTCCGCCCGTCTAG